The nucleotide sequence CCGCCTCGCGTGCTCAAGAAGACGAGCGCGCCGCCGCCGATCAGCAGCGTGACGAACACGCCGATGAAGACGTACCCCATCGACACCGAGCTGCGCGGAGGCCCGAACGCCTGCGGATCGCCGTGCGCGAAGCCCGGGATCGACGCGCTCGACGTGACGCCGGGGTTGGTGGACGGCGGAGCAAAAGGCACGTAGCTGCTCGGCGCGGGCGTCATGACCTGGAGGCCGGGCGTCGACTGCGCCGAGCCCGGGGTCGGCGTCAGGATTTGCGTGGGCTCGATCGGCGCCGCCGGGAGGCCCACGCGCTGGGAGGCCGGGAGGAACGAGCCCGAGCCCGACGTGCCGAGGCGCGGCGAGGAGCCGATCGCGCTGCGCTCACGCGGCGCGCCGCTCGCCACACGCGCGAGCAGGCCTCTGCGCCACGCGCATCGGTCGGGGAACGTCTCGACGATCCACGCGGCGGCCGCGGCGGCGTCGTGCGGAGCGCCGCGAGCGCGCGCCCAGGCGCGGAGCTCGTTCTCCACGGCGAGGGCCGTCGGATATCGCTCGGCGCGATCCCGCGCCATCGTGCGCATCACGATGGGATCGAGCGAGGCGTGGATCACGTCGCGCAGGCGGCTCGGCGCCTCCACCACGGCGCTCTGCAGCGCCATGATCGTCTCGAGATCGGAGTCCCGCGCGAAGGGCGACTGGCCCGTGCAGAGCTCGTAGAGCATCACGCCGAGGCTGAAGACGTCGACCGTGCGATCCACGACCTCGCCGCGGAACGTCTCGGGGGCCATATACGGGAGCTTGCCCTTCAGCTCGCCGTGCGACGTCTGCACCAGGCGCTGCTTCGCCTTGGCGACGCCGAAGTCGAAGAGCATCGGGTGACCCGCGTCGGAGAGGATCACGTTGGAGGTCGAGACGTCGCGGTGGATGATCTCGAGCGACTCGCCTTCGAGGGTCTTCGCCTCGTGCGCGGCGTGCAGCGCGGACGCGACCTCGGCGCCGATCCACGCGACCATCCAGTCCGGGAACGCGGCGCCGTGGTGCTTCTTGAGGTCGCGCAGCATGCGCTGCAGCGGATCGCCGTTCGCGTAGTCGAGGACGACGAAGTGGTTGCCCGCCTCGTGGCCGACGTCGATCGTCGAG is from Polyangium spumosum and encodes:
- a CDS encoding serine/threonine protein kinase, encoding MSESQDVPERLGRYEIVERLASGGMGEVFIARFVAPGGFVKPVAVKRIHPFLAEDETFIHMLHDEANVAAAIRHPNIISTIDVGHEAGNHFVVLDYANGDPLQRMLRDLKKHHGAAFPDWMVAWIGAEVASALHAAHEAKTLEGESLEIIHRDVSTSNVILSDAGHPMLFDFGVAKAKQRLVQTSHGELKGKLPYMAPETFRGEVVDRTVDVFSLGVMLYELCTGQSPFARDSDLETIMALQSAVVEAPSRLRDVIHASLDPIVMRTMARDRAERYPTALAVENELRAWARARGAPHDAAAAAAWIVETFPDRCAWRRGLLARVASGAPRERSAIGSSPRLGTSGSGSFLPASQRVGLPAAPIEPTQILTPTPGSAQSTPGLQVMTPAPSSYVPFAPPSTNPGVTSSASIPGFAHGDPQAFGPPRSSVSMGYVFIGVFVTLLIGGGALVFLSTRGGDADTETAAASPTPSAVSPVPTPTPSPSPSIVPAALTAPSASASASAAPAASARPAFKAPTTAPKTGSTSYSTKKGGPLVRSYD